The Plutella xylostella chromosome 9, ilPluXylo3.1, whole genome shotgun sequence genome has a segment encoding these proteins:
- the LOC105392014 gene encoding uncharacterized protein LOC105392014 isoform X1, which produces MQSARESGRQKRSTKRRNSRKKSLSPSDLKCSRGDTKTDPKTSCKRSLSEGSVKHRKSNIRRTMTHPFTTSDGDFDMNLPSDVLVKSGDAVVPESDESNLPPTSSDRDTEDDARSVPVPRVQLTRPRWDSGSEMDSLVSTVVKRASARRRKTPVNLECGVSSEAGEASESEAGRMRPEDYRLVFLSSDSSCREDTEDSSSTASSAAPPVPDDCDWDYFEPGAAVSAPTQAAPGPTFSDKRHNQPCPRPCSCGAEPRIVAVPVPVPVPIPAALWPSILAYPTQTPPTPHWSTYPGFPNLDAAAFARFTTAAAVAVTAAAANSLPQNKPIEMTTVEKFDKASQSETSHPDNGAHYSDKQDKQSVDPPVDIDESDNIKVITEEDRLSVVSGETDTMPGHLQAEHAFPSSDESANSSDSEGGVARRSYDLTSGNPEEPATTDEDSDDSGGGGGGAFSRVFVVNPADSSSDMEDNADSSGIDCDDSYDKKSDDLEIIAEVEIPNNLNIIPENHESDSQNNDNSDIVLVDSVSFSEEYPMISCSNDHGERSDGSPRSNFKKFCDENMLQSEICETYNSFNLSASSSNQNDNLDSEIIEDSSRTISLCENNDLDSISTISLSENECNKKHTDNNVQSCAESGQISCKLSPSPVPEEKPEQSPLSDKNLDLFKGIERKLSELLMKESLDEPQQEEKLHEQPVCTTEGGASAPAATVCRSRTADADGSARFTSRVMITHDRVSVVTSDTTRLMRDITVHHTNSQNISAGASTGSQNENDERISDDESQPSGGVTVVSNADTLSAVVCLEEGLADDDSWVEDVSHDEDATSPSDSDSGDEASLPTRGEEFSYCRRSLDFTLHTIVEESCEESEAEPTSKKQRPISATELEKYFFFGLGDGRTVRDEEDEPEDSETSSVCSEGDGGSGAGSIVDNEKPEHSGDNDELVSSRLEKYFLSGFMGFSQERQNSDGSESVGSDSEGKQSPEHRRKRLVRARGTPRSHSSSLDNLLTGEEPSADVQEVSDGSSTETEERHDSSERLDMQNDSKRKKQNKKTRGSPADERRLSTEFTEEAREDTRSVSEGEDGRLSPLPEFPPLGCDLSESKKQTSRDSGFVGSCDDLLRNGDSSSDFARSHEPKTELEEIVEEIRPDIEERIEPPRFRPMPTALSRKDSFNNWSSDEETNLMMTKMRQFFKQMVASNNVRTSTPASSNSESSKQSKPPQLLYFESELTRLMKTVPGIKDEEVREIVEYLSSEDTWSDSYDSSDYAGSDLESSATKSALRRQISESCREIIDEFDRGNCDAGSLERDAAGAYQRLAATLGRAGEGSPPLFGKVMRHIGGRLVALMHEVSAGASASTDDDSASEPGALARSRSDDILEAAASRGSVASDSERFSWRGSFESALLAADSRGTLRGVGCEARRSPAGVELAAQRSHSRSCGAISGSEDRLWRGRRRASAPDAESEEEQRSGSLPRLPSVVHNTTAPAGPVKSARYRAPGFRTATRAASAPGLHAPKRRRQVPTAPHQPSSAGPGSAPSLQDESYVSENLSPGHATLPRRSNSPSPHERDLDRDSRFSLSRSGLQNRSESMASVYSGAGEGTRASVMVKGEVQFSLLYNYRMGALEVGVRQCRDLASVDTKKNRSDPYVKVYLLPDKSKAGKRKTKVKKNTLNPVFDETLSFVQPLASLSARTLWLSVWHADMFGRNDFLGEVTLPLADVVFDDPAPTWYKLQERTEIFDENQGTRGDLIIGLKFELQEPTTGNISRNKGTLHVLVKEAKNLVATKPSGTADVFCKSYLLPERGRLAKQKTNVSRRTLSPRWEHTFTYRGVTLQELGTRALELSLWDRDRLASNEFMGAVRLSLGTGAYMGASVNWMDSSGKEVTLWQTMMQRPNFWVEGSLALRPQLSS; this is translated from the exons ATGCAGTCGGCACGTGAGTCTGGCCGGCAGAAGCGCAGCACCAAACGACGGAACTCAAGGAAGAAATCCCTGTCACCGTCCGACTTAAAATGCTCCAGAGGGGACACAAAAACGGACCCTAAAACCAGCTGCAAAAGATCCCTATCCGAAGGCTCAGTAAAACACAGGAAGAGTAACATCCGCAGGACAATGACCCATCCGTTCACTACGTCTGACGGGGACTTTGACATGAACCTACCCAGTGATGTGTTGGTGAAGAGTGGTGATGCAGTTGTGCCCGAGAGTGATGAGTCGAACCTCCCGCCGACTAGCAGTGATAGGGACACGGAGGATGACGCCAGGAGTGTGCCGGTGCCCAGGGTCCAACTGACCAGGCCCAGATGGGACTCGGGGAGCGAAATGGACTCCCTTGTGTCTACAGTCGTAAAGAGAGCTTCAGCCAGAAGACGCAAGACGCCTGTTAACCTAG AGTGTGGTGTCAGCAGTGAGGCTGGAGAAGCGAGTGAGTCCGAAGCCGGGCGCATGAGGCCTGAGGACTACCGCCTTGTGTTCCTGAGCTCCGACTCCTCCTGCCGTGAAGACACGGAGGACTCCTCATCCACGGCGTCGTCTGCCGCGCCGCCGGTGCCCGACGACTGCGACTGGGACTACTTCGAGCCTGGCGCAGCCGTCTCGGCACCAACGCAGGCGGCGCCGGGACCAACCTTCAGCGACAAGAGACACAACCAGCCCTGCCCAAGACCCTGCTCGTGTGGCGCTGAACCTAGAATAGTAGCCGTACCCGTCCCCGTACCAGTGCCCATACCCGCCGCGCTCTGGCCCTCGATACTCGCCTACCCGACACAGACCCCACCGACGCCACACTGGAGCACTTACCCAGGCTTTCCGAACCTCGATGCCGCAGCATTCGCCCGCTTCACCACGGCCGCCGCCGTTGCcgtcaccgccgccgccgcaaaCTCACTCCCACAAAATAAACCTATCGAAATGACCACAGTAGAGAAATTCGATAAAGCGAGCCAATCTGAAACGTCACACCCTGATAACGGGGCACATTATAGCGATAAACAAGATAAGCAAAGTGTCGACCCACCAGTCGATATTGACGAGTCGGACAATATTAAAGTGATTACCGAAGAAGACCGCCTCTCTGTGGTGTCAGGTGAAACGGATACCATGCCTGGCCACTTGCAAGCTGAACATGCATTCCCATCATCAGATGAGTCGGCGAATTCTAGCGACTCTGAAGGTGGTGTGGCGAGGAGAAGTTACGACTTGACTAGTGGGAACCCTGAAGAACCTGCGACAACAGACGAGGATTCAGATGATTCCGGAGGAGGAGGTGGTGGTGCCTTTTCTCGAGTGTTTGTAGTTAATCCGGCGGACTCTTCTTCGGATATGGAGGATAACGCTGACAGTAGTGGTATTGATTGTGATGACTCGTATGACAAGAAATCTGATGACTTAGAAATAATTGCAGAGGTGGAAATaccaaataatttaaatattattcctGAAAACCATGAAAGTGATTCGCAAAACAACGATAACTCTGACATCGTCTTGGTAGACTCCGTATCATTTAGTGAAGAATATCCAATGATTTCTTGTTCAAATGATCATGGTGAAAGAAGTGATGGTTCCCCAAGAtccaattttaaaaagttttgtgATGAAAACATGCTTCAAAGTGAAATTTGTGAGACATacaatagttttaatttaagtgCCTCTTCAAGTAATcaaaatgataatttagatagCGAAATTATCGAAGACAGCAGTCGAACAATAAGTTTGTGTGAAAATAATGATCTAGATTCAATCAGCACAATATCCTTATCAGAAAATGAgtgcaataaaaaacataccGACAACAATGTACAATCATGCGCCGAATCGGGACAAATATCGTGCAAATTATCACCATCCCCCGTACCTGAGGAAAAACCTGAACAAAGTCCTTTATCAGATAAAAATCTAGACCTTTTCAAAGGCATTGAGCGAAAACTAAGTGAGCTATTGATGAAAGAGTCGCTGGACGAACCACAACAGGAGGAGAAACTTCACGAGCAGCCGGTTTGCACAACGGAGGGGGGCGCGAGCGCACCTGCCGCGACAGTTTGCCGCTCGCGCACGGCTGATGCGGACGGGTCCGCGCGCTTCACGAGTCGCGTTATGATAACACACGACCGCGTCTCCGTCGTGACGTCGGACACGACGCGGCTCATGCGAGACATAACAGTGCATCACACCAACTCGCAAAACATATCGGCGGGTGCCTCGACTGGATCGCAGAACGAAAACGACGAACGAATTTCCGACGATGAATCGCAACCTTCTGGTGGAGTGACTGTTGTTAGCAATGCAGACACTCTCTCGGCGGTCGTGTGCCTCGAGGAGGGGCTCGCTGACGACGACTCGTGGGTCGAGGACGTCAGCCACGACGAGGACGCGACGTCACCCTCCGACTCTGACTCAGGGGATGAAGCCTCCCTTCCGACAAGGGGTGAAGAGTTTTCATACTGTCGGCGATCGTTGGATTTTACCTTACATACTATAGTGGAAGAAAGTTGTGAAGAAAGTGAGGCCGAACCTACAAGTAAAAAACAACGACCGATTTCCGCTACTGAGTTGGAAAAATACTTTTTCTTCGGTTTAGGAGATGGTCGAACTGTGCGCGACGAAGAGGATGAGCCTGAAGATTCTGAGACGTCAAGTGTGTGTAGTGAAGGTGACGGTGGCTCTGGGGCCGGATCTATCGTTGATAACGAAAAACCGGAACACAGTGGTGATAACGATGAGCTAGTCTCTTCTCGcctagaaaaatattttttatccggTTTTATGGGATTTAGTCAAGAACGACAAAATTCAGATGGCTCCGAGAGTGTAGGCAGTGATAGTGAAGGTAAACAAAGTCCGGAACATCGAAGAAAACGTCTGGTACGAGCCCGGGGTACACCGCGCTCTCACTCATCATCCCTAGATAATTTACTAACGGGCGAAGAACCGTCTGCAGATGTGCAAGAGGTATCTGATGGATCAAGTACGGAAACTGAAGAACGCCATGACTCGTCAGAAAGGCTCGATATGCAAAATGATTCaaagagaaaaaaacaaaacaaaaagacACGAGGCTCGCCAGCCGACGAGCGCAGGCTATCGACTGAATTTACCGAAGAAGCTAGAGAAGATACAAGGTCAGTGTCGGAAGGAGAAGATGGGAGGTTATCACCATTACCAGAGTTCCCACCGCTCGGATGTGACCTATCAGAGTCTAAAAAACAAACTAGCAGAGATAGCGGTTTCGTTGGAAGTTGCGATGACTTACTGCGCAACGGCGATTCTAGTTCAGATTTCGCAAGATCTCACGAGCCTAAAACAGAATTAGAAGAAATTGTAGAAGAGATAAGACCTGATATTGAAGAACGTATAGAACCACCTCGGTTTAGGCCAATGCCTACCGCCTTATCACGAAAAGATAGCTTTAACAACTGGTCGTCAGATGAAGAAACAAATTTAATGATGACCAAGATGCGACAATTTTTTAAACAGATGGTAGCGTCAAACAATGTAAGAACATCAACACCAGCTTCATCTAACTCCGAGAGTTCCAAACAATCAAAACCACCGCAGTTATTATATTTCGAGAGCGAATTGACAAGGTTAATGAAAACAGTTCCTGGAATAAAAGATGAAGAGGTCCGCGAAATTGTTGAATATTTATCAAGCGAGGACACATGGAGTGACTCTTATGACTCATCAGATTATGCCGGCTCTGACTTAGAAAGTAGCGCAACGAAGTCAGCCTTGCGGCGACAAATATCCGAGAGCTGCCGGGAAATAATTGACGAATTTGACCGAGGCAATTGTGACGCGGGATCGCTGGAGCGAGACGCGGCGGGGGCGTACCAAAGATTGGCGGCAACGTTGGGTCGCGCTGGCGAGGGATCACCTCCTTTGTTTGGAAAAGTGATGCGTCATATAGGTGGTAGGTTAGTGGCTCTAATGCATGAAGTGTCAGCCGGTGCATCGGCCAGTACGGACGACGACAGTGCATCCGAGCCCGGCGCGTTGGCTCGTAGTCGTTCGGACGATATCTTGGAGGCTGCGGCCAGTAGGGGAAGTGTGGCTAGTGACAGTGAAAGGTTTTCGTGGCGAGGTAGTTTCGAGTCTGCCCTATTGGCGGCTGATTCGAGAGGTACTCTCCGTGGTGTTGGATGCGAGGCTCGCCGGTCTCCCGCGGGCGTGGAGCTGGCCGCCCAGAGGTCCCACTCGAGGAGTTGCGGCGCCATCAGCGGCAGTGAGGACCGCCTGTGGCGCGGCCGGCGGCGGGCGTCGGCCCCTGATGCTGAG TCCGAAGAGGAGCAGCGTTCAGGGTCTCTCCCCCGTCTGCCGTCAGTCGTCCACAACACCACAGCTCCGGCCGGACCGGTCAAGTCTGCCCGGTACCGCGCGCCAGGGTTCCGTACCGCCACCAGGGCTGCATCAGCTCCAGGGCTGCATGCTCCGAAGAGGCGCCGACAAGTGCCCACCGCACCCCACCAGCCGTCGTCGGCCGGGCCTGGATCCGCCCCCAGTTTGCAAG ATGAATCATACGTATCAGAGAACCTGTCACCTGGACATGCCACCCTACCCAGGAGGTCTAATTCTCCGTCACCCCATGAACGGGATCTGGATAGAGATTCCAGATTTTCACTCAGTAGAAGTGGACTGCAG AATCGGTCAGAATCCATGGCATCGGTGTACTCCGGAGCCGGCGAGGGTACCAGGGCGTCAGTGATGGTGAAGGGGGAGGTGCAGTTCTCTCTGCTCTACAACTATCGAATGGGCGCGCTAGAAGTTGGAGTGCGGCAATGCCGGGATTTGGCATCTGTTGACACCAAGAAAAACCGGTCTGATCCTTACGTTAAG GTGTACCTACTACCGGACAAGTCCAAAGCCGGCAAGAGGAAGACAAAGGTGAAGAAGAACACCCTGAACCCAGTGTTTGACGAGACCCTGAGCTTCGTGCAGCCGCTGGCCTCGCTGTCCGCGCGGACACTGTGGCTTAGCGTGTGGCACGCAGACATGTTTGGCAGAAACGACTTCCTGGGAGAAGTCACGTTGCCGCTGGCCGATGTCGTCTTCGACGATCCCGCGCCCACGTGGTACAAGCTGCAAGAGAGG ACGGAGATATTCGACGAGAACCAAGGCACCCGCGGTGACCTGATCATCGGGTTGAAGTTTGAGCTCCAAGAGCCCACAACTGGCAACATCTCCAGGAATAAAGGCACTCTTCATGTCCTCGTGAAAGAAGCAAAGAACCTCGTGGCCACCAAACCTTCGGGGACCGCCGATGTATTCTGTAAAAG CTACCTCTTACCCGAGCGGGGTCGTCTGGCCAAACAAAAGACGAACGTGTCTCGAAGGACGCTGAGCCCTCGCTGGGAGCACACGTTCACATACCGAGGGGTCACGCTACAGGAGCTGGGCACCCGGGCGTTGGAGCTGAGTCTGTGGGACCGCGACCGGCTGGCGTCGAATGAGTTCATGGGCGCTGTGAGGCTGTCGCTTGGCACTG GAGCCTATATGGGAGCCAGTGTAAACTGGATGGACAGTTCCGGAAAAGAAGTCACCTTATGGCAGACGATGATGCAACGACCAAACTTCTGGGTAGAGGGATCTTTGGCACTCAGGCCCCAACTCAGTAGTTAG
- the LOC105392014 gene encoding uncharacterized protein LOC105392014 isoform X2, giving the protein MRPEDYRLVFLSSDSSCREDTEDSSSTASSAAPPVPDDCDWDYFEPGAAVSAPTQAAPGPTFSDKRHNQPCPRPCSCGAEPRIVAVPVPVPVPIPAALWPSILAYPTQTPPTPHWSTYPGFPNLDAAAFARFTTAAAVAVTAAAANSLPQNKPIEMTTVEKFDKASQSETSHPDNGAHYSDKQDKQSVDPPVDIDESDNIKVITEEDRLSVVSGETDTMPGHLQAEHAFPSSDESANSSDSEGGVARRSYDLTSGNPEEPATTDEDSDDSGGGGGGAFSRVFVVNPADSSSDMEDNADSSGIDCDDSYDKKSDDLEIIAEVEIPNNLNIIPENHESDSQNNDNSDIVLVDSVSFSEEYPMISCSNDHGERSDGSPRSNFKKFCDENMLQSEICETYNSFNLSASSSNQNDNLDSEIIEDSSRTISLCENNDLDSISTISLSENECNKKHTDNNVQSCAESGQISCKLSPSPVPEEKPEQSPLSDKNLDLFKGIERKLSELLMKESLDEPQQEEKLHEQPVCTTEGGASAPAATVCRSRTADADGSARFTSRVMITHDRVSVVTSDTTRLMRDITVHHTNSQNISAGASTGSQNENDERISDDESQPSGGVTVVSNADTLSAVVCLEEGLADDDSWVEDVSHDEDATSPSDSDSGDEASLPTRGEEFSYCRRSLDFTLHTIVEESCEESEAEPTSKKQRPISATELEKYFFFGLGDGRTVRDEEDEPEDSETSSVCSEGDGGSGAGSIVDNEKPEHSGDNDELVSSRLEKYFLSGFMGFSQERQNSDGSESVGSDSEGKQSPEHRRKRLVRARGTPRSHSSSLDNLLTGEEPSADVQEVSDGSSTETEERHDSSERLDMQNDSKRKKQNKKTRGSPADERRLSTEFTEEAREDTRSVSEGEDGRLSPLPEFPPLGCDLSESKKQTSRDSGFVGSCDDLLRNGDSSSDFARSHEPKTELEEIVEEIRPDIEERIEPPRFRPMPTALSRKDSFNNWSSDEETNLMMTKMRQFFKQMVASNNVRTSTPASSNSESSKQSKPPQLLYFESELTRLMKTVPGIKDEEVREIVEYLSSEDTWSDSYDSSDYAGSDLESSATKSALRRQISESCREIIDEFDRGNCDAGSLERDAAGAYQRLAATLGRAGEGSPPLFGKVMRHIGGRLVALMHEVSAGASASTDDDSASEPGALARSRSDDILEAAASRGSVASDSERFSWRGSFESALLAADSRGTLRGVGCEARRSPAGVELAAQRSHSRSCGAISGSEDRLWRGRRRASAPDAESEEEQRSGSLPRLPSVVHNTTAPAGPVKSARYRAPGFRTATRAASAPGLHAPKRRRQVPTAPHQPSSAGPGSAPSLQDESYVSENLSPGHATLPRRSNSPSPHERDLDRDSRFSLSRSGLQNRSESMASVYSGAGEGTRASVMVKGEVQFSLLYNYRMGALEVGVRQCRDLASVDTKKNRSDPYVKVYLLPDKSKAGKRKTKVKKNTLNPVFDETLSFVQPLASLSARTLWLSVWHADMFGRNDFLGEVTLPLADVVFDDPAPTWYKLQERTEIFDENQGTRGDLIIGLKFELQEPTTGNISRNKGTLHVLVKEAKNLVATKPSGTADVFCKSYLLPERGRLAKQKTNVSRRTLSPRWEHTFTYRGVTLQELGTRALELSLWDRDRLASNEFMGAVRLSLGTGAYMGASVNWMDSSGKEVTLWQTMMQRPNFWVEGSLALRPQLSS; this is encoded by the exons ATGAGGCCTGAGGACTACCGCCTTGTGTTCCTGAGCTCCGACTCCTCCTGCCGTGAAGACACGGAGGACTCCTCATCCACGGCGTCGTCTGCCGCGCCGCCGGTGCCCGACGACTGCGACTGGGACTACTTCGAGCCTGGCGCAGCCGTCTCGGCACCAACGCAGGCGGCGCCGGGACCAACCTTCAGCGACAAGAGACACAACCAGCCCTGCCCAAGACCCTGCTCGTGTGGCGCTGAACCTAGAATAGTAGCCGTACCCGTCCCCGTACCAGTGCCCATACCCGCCGCGCTCTGGCCCTCGATACTCGCCTACCCGACACAGACCCCACCGACGCCACACTGGAGCACTTACCCAGGCTTTCCGAACCTCGATGCCGCAGCATTCGCCCGCTTCACCACGGCCGCCGCCGTTGCcgtcaccgccgccgccgcaaaCTCACTCCCACAAAATAAACCTATCGAAATGACCACAGTAGAGAAATTCGATAAAGCGAGCCAATCTGAAACGTCACACCCTGATAACGGGGCACATTATAGCGATAAACAAGATAAGCAAAGTGTCGACCCACCAGTCGATATTGACGAGTCGGACAATATTAAAGTGATTACCGAAGAAGACCGCCTCTCTGTGGTGTCAGGTGAAACGGATACCATGCCTGGCCACTTGCAAGCTGAACATGCATTCCCATCATCAGATGAGTCGGCGAATTCTAGCGACTCTGAAGGTGGTGTGGCGAGGAGAAGTTACGACTTGACTAGTGGGAACCCTGAAGAACCTGCGACAACAGACGAGGATTCAGATGATTCCGGAGGAGGAGGTGGTGGTGCCTTTTCTCGAGTGTTTGTAGTTAATCCGGCGGACTCTTCTTCGGATATGGAGGATAACGCTGACAGTAGTGGTATTGATTGTGATGACTCGTATGACAAGAAATCTGATGACTTAGAAATAATTGCAGAGGTGGAAATaccaaataatttaaatattattcctGAAAACCATGAAAGTGATTCGCAAAACAACGATAACTCTGACATCGTCTTGGTAGACTCCGTATCATTTAGTGAAGAATATCCAATGATTTCTTGTTCAAATGATCATGGTGAAAGAAGTGATGGTTCCCCAAGAtccaattttaaaaagttttgtgATGAAAACATGCTTCAAAGTGAAATTTGTGAGACATacaatagttttaatttaagtgCCTCTTCAAGTAATcaaaatgataatttagatagCGAAATTATCGAAGACAGCAGTCGAACAATAAGTTTGTGTGAAAATAATGATCTAGATTCAATCAGCACAATATCCTTATCAGAAAATGAgtgcaataaaaaacataccGACAACAATGTACAATCATGCGCCGAATCGGGACAAATATCGTGCAAATTATCACCATCCCCCGTACCTGAGGAAAAACCTGAACAAAGTCCTTTATCAGATAAAAATCTAGACCTTTTCAAAGGCATTGAGCGAAAACTAAGTGAGCTATTGATGAAAGAGTCGCTGGACGAACCACAACAGGAGGAGAAACTTCACGAGCAGCCGGTTTGCACAACGGAGGGGGGCGCGAGCGCACCTGCCGCGACAGTTTGCCGCTCGCGCACGGCTGATGCGGACGGGTCCGCGCGCTTCACGAGTCGCGTTATGATAACACACGACCGCGTCTCCGTCGTGACGTCGGACACGACGCGGCTCATGCGAGACATAACAGTGCATCACACCAACTCGCAAAACATATCGGCGGGTGCCTCGACTGGATCGCAGAACGAAAACGACGAACGAATTTCCGACGATGAATCGCAACCTTCTGGTGGAGTGACTGTTGTTAGCAATGCAGACACTCTCTCGGCGGTCGTGTGCCTCGAGGAGGGGCTCGCTGACGACGACTCGTGGGTCGAGGACGTCAGCCACGACGAGGACGCGACGTCACCCTCCGACTCTGACTCAGGGGATGAAGCCTCCCTTCCGACAAGGGGTGAAGAGTTTTCATACTGTCGGCGATCGTTGGATTTTACCTTACATACTATAGTGGAAGAAAGTTGTGAAGAAAGTGAGGCCGAACCTACAAGTAAAAAACAACGACCGATTTCCGCTACTGAGTTGGAAAAATACTTTTTCTTCGGTTTAGGAGATGGTCGAACTGTGCGCGACGAAGAGGATGAGCCTGAAGATTCTGAGACGTCAAGTGTGTGTAGTGAAGGTGACGGTGGCTCTGGGGCCGGATCTATCGTTGATAACGAAAAACCGGAACACAGTGGTGATAACGATGAGCTAGTCTCTTCTCGcctagaaaaatattttttatccggTTTTATGGGATTTAGTCAAGAACGACAAAATTCAGATGGCTCCGAGAGTGTAGGCAGTGATAGTGAAGGTAAACAAAGTCCGGAACATCGAAGAAAACGTCTGGTACGAGCCCGGGGTACACCGCGCTCTCACTCATCATCCCTAGATAATTTACTAACGGGCGAAGAACCGTCTGCAGATGTGCAAGAGGTATCTGATGGATCAAGTACGGAAACTGAAGAACGCCATGACTCGTCAGAAAGGCTCGATATGCAAAATGATTCaaagagaaaaaaacaaaacaaaaagacACGAGGCTCGCCAGCCGACGAGCGCAGGCTATCGACTGAATTTACCGAAGAAGCTAGAGAAGATACAAGGTCAGTGTCGGAAGGAGAAGATGGGAGGTTATCACCATTACCAGAGTTCCCACCGCTCGGATGTGACCTATCAGAGTCTAAAAAACAAACTAGCAGAGATAGCGGTTTCGTTGGAAGTTGCGATGACTTACTGCGCAACGGCGATTCTAGTTCAGATTTCGCAAGATCTCACGAGCCTAAAACAGAATTAGAAGAAATTGTAGAAGAGATAAGACCTGATATTGAAGAACGTATAGAACCACCTCGGTTTAGGCCAATGCCTACCGCCTTATCACGAAAAGATAGCTTTAACAACTGGTCGTCAGATGAAGAAACAAATTTAATGATGACCAAGATGCGACAATTTTTTAAACAGATGGTAGCGTCAAACAATGTAAGAACATCAACACCAGCTTCATCTAACTCCGAGAGTTCCAAACAATCAAAACCACCGCAGTTATTATATTTCGAGAGCGAATTGACAAGGTTAATGAAAACAGTTCCTGGAATAAAAGATGAAGAGGTCCGCGAAATTGTTGAATATTTATCAAGCGAGGACACATGGAGTGACTCTTATGACTCATCAGATTATGCCGGCTCTGACTTAGAAAGTAGCGCAACGAAGTCAGCCTTGCGGCGACAAATATCCGAGAGCTGCCGGGAAATAATTGACGAATTTGACCGAGGCAATTGTGACGCGGGATCGCTGGAGCGAGACGCGGCGGGGGCGTACCAAAGATTGGCGGCAACGTTGGGTCGCGCTGGCGAGGGATCACCTCCTTTGTTTGGAAAAGTGATGCGTCATATAGGTGGTAGGTTAGTGGCTCTAATGCATGAAGTGTCAGCCGGTGCATCGGCCAGTACGGACGACGACAGTGCATCCGAGCCCGGCGCGTTGGCTCGTAGTCGTTCGGACGATATCTTGGAGGCTGCGGCCAGTAGGGGAAGTGTGGCTAGTGACAGTGAAAGGTTTTCGTGGCGAGGTAGTTTCGAGTCTGCCCTATTGGCGGCTGATTCGAGAGGTACTCTCCGTGGTGTTGGATGCGAGGCTCGCCGGTCTCCCGCGGGCGTGGAGCTGGCCGCCCAGAGGTCCCACTCGAGGAGTTGCGGCGCCATCAGCGGCAGTGAGGACCGCCTGTGGCGCGGCCGGCGGCGGGCGTCGGCCCCTGATGCTGAG TCCGAAGAGGAGCAGCGTTCAGGGTCTCTCCCCCGTCTGCCGTCAGTCGTCCACAACACCACAGCTCCGGCCGGACCGGTCAAGTCTGCCCGGTACCGCGCGCCAGGGTTCCGTACCGCCACCAGGGCTGCATCAGCTCCAGGGCTGCATGCTCCGAAGAGGCGCCGACAAGTGCCCACCGCACCCCACCAGCCGTCGTCGGCCGGGCCTGGATCCGCCCCCAGTTTGCAAG ATGAATCATACGTATCAGAGAACCTGTCACCTGGACATGCCACCCTACCCAGGAGGTCTAATTCTCCGTCACCCCATGAACGGGATCTGGATAGAGATTCCAGATTTTCACTCAGTAGAAGTGGACTGCAG AATCGGTCAGAATCCATGGCATCGGTGTACTCCGGAGCCGGCGAGGGTACCAGGGCGTCAGTGATGGTGAAGGGGGAGGTGCAGTTCTCTCTGCTCTACAACTATCGAATGGGCGCGCTAGAAGTTGGAGTGCGGCAATGCCGGGATTTGGCATCTGTTGACACCAAGAAAAACCGGTCTGATCCTTACGTTAAG GTGTACCTACTACCGGACAAGTCCAAAGCCGGCAAGAGGAAGACAAAGGTGAAGAAGAACACCCTGAACCCAGTGTTTGACGAGACCCTGAGCTTCGTGCAGCCGCTGGCCTCGCTGTCCGCGCGGACACTGTGGCTTAGCGTGTGGCACGCAGACATGTTTGGCAGAAACGACTTCCTGGGAGAAGTCACGTTGCCGCTGGCCGATGTCGTCTTCGACGATCCCGCGCCCACGTGGTACAAGCTGCAAGAGAGG ACGGAGATATTCGACGAGAACCAAGGCACCCGCGGTGACCTGATCATCGGGTTGAAGTTTGAGCTCCAAGAGCCCACAACTGGCAACATCTCCAGGAATAAAGGCACTCTTCATGTCCTCGTGAAAGAAGCAAAGAACCTCGTGGCCACCAAACCTTCGGGGACCGCCGATGTATTCTGTAAAAG CTACCTCTTACCCGAGCGGGGTCGTCTGGCCAAACAAAAGACGAACGTGTCTCGAAGGACGCTGAGCCCTCGCTGGGAGCACACGTTCACATACCGAGGGGTCACGCTACAGGAGCTGGGCACCCGGGCGTTGGAGCTGAGTCTGTGGGACCGCGACCGGCTGGCGTCGAATGAGTTCATGGGCGCTGTGAGGCTGTCGCTTGGCACTG GAGCCTATATGGGAGCCAGTGTAAACTGGATGGACAGTTCCGGAAAAGAAGTCACCTTATGGCAGACGATGATGCAACGACCAAACTTCTGGGTAGAGGGATCTTTGGCACTCAGGCCCCAACTCAGTAGTTAG